One window from the genome of Cucumis melo cultivar AY chromosome 10, USDA_Cmelo_AY_1.0, whole genome shotgun sequence encodes:
- the LOC103488799 gene encoding sphingoid long-chain bases kinase 1 has translation MTEALGLSGQPIRFSASKTICGPRIYGGHELKLRTLSAGLGCACFSRCLSVHILGPNCIAMQQSEGLSRNSNENDISSSSLRLTTPQKSIRRLGLCSQIATGGQHSSPIVFPEKRSKAKSSSRRGSEINSSIPKFTMTSSDDRDKPKSFEHRIDIGGGDEKSDLLGYTVFSGKLVLDKRKNSDKNTSDDTGVADQEGFDAKLTSTALVWGSHMLRLEDVISVSYNVGLRHFTVHSYPLQKGPCGLSCFMKARRKQKNFRFLASSVEEAVQWVGGFADQHCYVNCLPHPLLSSKKQASSELIPVDTPPELLFKCKNPPKMLVILNPRSGRGRSTKVFHGIVEPIFKLAGFKLEVVKTTSAGHARKLASSVDISSCPDGIICVGGDGIINEVLNGLLSRDNQKEGISIPIGIIPAGSDNSLVWTVLGVRDPISAAMAIVKGGLTATDVFAVEWIKSGVIHFGLTVSYYGFVSDVLELSEKYQKRFGPLRYFVAGFLKFLCLPKYSFEVEYLPASLEDEGKGTAEREVVDMSDLYTDIMRRSSKEGIPRASSLSSIDSIMTPSRMSGGDLDTTCSSTRASTEPSEYVRGLDPKSKRLSSGRSNVTAEPEVIHPQPPFSTTPNWPRTRSKSRTDKGWTGLITTQDTTRCSWGNAANNDREDISSTLSDPGPIWDAEPKWDTEPNWVVENPIELPGPTNDAEEGPTEQAVRVVEDKWITKKGKFLGIIVCNHACRTVQSSQVVAPRSEHDDNTLDLVLVHGSGRLRLLRFFLLLQIGRHLSLPFVEYVKVKSVKIKPGKHTHNGCGIDGELFPLTGQVVSSLLPEQCRLIGRFSGHHV, from the exons ATGACAGAGGCTTTAGGTTTGAGTGGGCAACCTATTCGATTCTCAGCCAGCAAAACAATCTGTGGACCAAGGATCTACGGTGGCCATGAACTGAAATTG AGGACATTGAGTGCGGGGCTTGGATGTGCGTGTTTCTCGCGGTGTTTGTCTGTTCATATATTGGGGCCGAATTGTATAGCTATGCAGCAGAGTGAAGGTCTCTCTAGGAACAGTAATGAAAATGATATTTCTTCTTCGTCTTTGAGGCTGACAACGCCTCAAAAGTCTATTAGGCGATTGGGGTTGTGCTCGCAAATAGCAACTGGCGGACAACACTCCTCGCCCATAGTCTTCCCTGAGAAACGCAGCAAGGCTAAGTCTTCTTCCAGGAGAGGGAGTGAGATTAATTCCTCTATCCCCAAGTTCACCATGACTTCCAGTGACGATCGTGACAAGCCGAAGAGCTTTGAGCACAGGATTGACATAGGTGGAGGAGATGAAAAATCGGATTTATTGGGCTATACGGTATTCTCGGGTAAGCTGGTTTTGGATAAGAGAAAGAATTCAGACAAGAATACTTCTGATGATACCGGTGTAGCTGATCAAGAAGGTTTTGATGCTAAACTTACTAGCACGGCCTTGGTATGGGGTTCTCACATGCTACGTCTGGAGGATGTCATTTCA GTCTCGTACAATGTTGGTCTCAGGCATTTTACAGTTCATTCCTATCCACTGCAGAAAGGTCCATGTGGTCTTTCTTGTTTTATGAAGGCCAGGAGAAAGCAGAAAAATTTTCGCTTTTTGGCTTCTAGCGTTGAAGAGGCAGTTCAGTGGGTTGGTGGTTTTGCAGATCAGCACTGCTATGTAAACTGTTTGCCTCACCCCTTACTCTCATCAAAGAAGCAGGCATCTTCAGAACTAATTCCGGTTGACACACCTCCTGAATTACTTTTCAAATGCAAGAATCCACCAAAGATGCTTGTGATATTAAATCCACGCTCTGGACGGGGTCGGTCAACTAAAGTTTTTCATGGAATTGTTGAACCAATATTTAAG CTTGCAGGGTTCAAATTGGAGGTGGTTAAAACGACATCTGCAGGCCATGCTAGGAAGCTAGCTTCCAGTGTTGACATAAGCAGTTGCCCTGATG GAATTATTTGTGTTGGAGGTGATGGGATTATTAATGAG GTTTTGAATGGTCTATTGAGTAGAGACAACCAGAAGGAAGGAATTTCTATTCCAATTGGAATAATTCCTGCAGGTTCCGATAACTCATTAGTTTGGACTGTTCTTGGTGTTAGAGATCCAATTTCTGCTGCAATGGCTATTGTGAAG GGTGGTCTTACTGCAACCGATGTTTTTGCTGTTGAATGGATCAAATCAGGTGTTATCCATTTTGGGTTGACAGTCTCATATTACGGATTTGTCAGTGATG TGTTGGAACTTTCTGAAAAGTATCAGAAGCGATTTGGTCCTCTACGTTACTTTGTTGCTGGCTTCCTCAAATTCTTATGTTTACCGAAGTACAGTTTTGAAGTGGAATACCTTCCTGCATCGTTAGAGGATGAAGGAAAAGGCACTGCTGAACGTGAAGTTGTAGACATGTCAGATTTATACACAGATATAATGAGAAGATCGAGCAAAGAGGGCATCCCCAGGGCGTCTAGTTTATCAAGCATCGATTCGATAATGACTCCTAGTCGAATGTCTGGTGGAGACTTGGATACAACTTGTAGTAGCACTCGAGCTAGCACTGAACCATCTGAGTATGTGCGTGGTCTCGATCCTAAATCCAAGCGCCTTTCATCAGGAAGGAGTAATGTTACAGCAGAGCCTGAAGTTATTCATCCACAGCCACCCTTTTCAACTACTCCCAACTGGCCAAGAACCAGGTCAAAGTCTAGAACAGACAAGGGATGGACTGGTTTGATAACCACACAAGATACCACTAGATGTTCTTGGGGCAATGCTGCAAATAATGACAGAGAGGATATATCTTCCACACTGTCTGATCCGGGTCCGATTTGGGATGCGGAACCGAAGTGGGATACTGAGCCTAATTGGGTTGTTGAAAATCCAATTGAATTGCCAGGTCCAACAAATGATGCAGAAGAAGGTCCAACAGAGCAAGCCGTGCGAGTGGTTGAAGATAAATGGATTACTAAGAAGGGGAAATTTCTTGGAATCATAGTTTGCAACCATGCTTGTAGAACCGTTCAAAGTTCTCAGGTAGTGGCCCCAAGATCTGAGCATGATGACAATACTCTTGACTTGGTTTTGGTTCATGGGAGTGGACGTCTTAGGCTGTTGCGGTTTTTTTTGCTGCTTCAGATTGGTCGACACCTGTCCCTGCCGTTCGTTGAATATGTTAAG GTGAAGTCGGTGAAGATTAAACCTGGTAAGCATACGCACAATGGCTGCGGCATTGATGGTGAGCTCTTCCCCCTCACTGGCCAAGTCGTTTCTTCTTTGCTTCCAGAACAATGCAGACTTATTGGTCGATTTTCTGGCCATCACGTATAA
- the LOC103488802 gene encoding protein NCA1, with product MTPVCPFVKSARPDDASSRKHQGESACPFAKSGRSDDASSRKPQSESACPFSKSVRSDDASSLEKNQAEGESNGAEKDVGDAAGAGGKCPFGYDSQTFKIGPLSCMICQALLFECSRCVPCSHIFCKACISRFNDCPLCGADIEKVEADDNLQATVDRFIEGHARIKRPQVNSDKEQEKVNESKVVIYEDVSMERGAFLIQQAMRAFRAQNIESAKSRLTVCVEDIRDQLEKMGSSPELCSQLGAVLGTLGDCCRAAGDAASAIKHFEESVEFLSKLPEKTHEITHTLSVSLNKIGDLKYYEGDLEAARSYYLRSLNVRQDASKHHPDDPAQILDVAVSLAKVADVDSGLGNEDMAVDRFQEGIKLLESLSLNSENPALQHRGESVLKFLEGQLAERQKATQTS from the exons GTCCTTTCGCGAAATCCGGACGTTCTGATGATGCTTCTTCAAGAAAACCGCAATCCGAGTCTGCTTGTCCGTTTTCGAAATCCGTTCGTTCGGATGATGCTTCTTCATTGGAGAAGAATCAGGCTGAGGGGGAGAGTAATGGAGCGGAAAAAGATGTTGGTGATGCTGCTGGAGCCGGTGGCAAGTGTCCATTCGGATATGATTCTCAAACATTCAAGATTGGCCCTCTGAGTTGTATGATTTGTCAGGCACTTCTTTTTGAATGCAGCAGATGTGTCCCCTGTTCTCACATTTTCTGCAA AGCTTGTATTTCGCGTTTTAACGACTGTCCCCTGTGTGGAGCTGACATTGAGAAGGTTGAAGCAGACGACAATCTCCAAGCTACGGTCGATCGCTTCATTGAAGGTCATGCCAGAATCAAGCGACCCCAGGTGAACTCAGACAAGGAGCAGGAGAAAGTTAATGAAAGTAAAGTAGTGATTTATGAAGACGTGTCCATGGAGAGAGGTGCTTTCTTGATCCAACAAGCCATGAGG GCATTTCGGGCTCAGAATATTGAAAGTGCCAAGTCCAGGCTCACTGTCTGTGTTGAAGACATTCGAGATCAATTAGAAAAAATGGGCAGTTCACCCGAATTGTGCTCCCAGCTTGGAGCAGTTCTAGGCACACTTGGTGATTGTTG TCGAGCAGCTGGAGATGCTGCTTCTGCAATCAAGCACTTTGAAGAAAGTGTAGAATTTCTCTCAAAACTGCCTGAAAAGACTCACGAG ATCACTCATACACTTTCTGTATCACTAAATAAAATTGGCGATCTAAAGTACTATGAAGGAGACCTTGAAGCTGCAAGATCTTATTATCTCCGGTCTCTTAACGTTCGACAAGATGCGAGCAAGCATCATCCAGATGATCCAGCTCAG ATTCTAGATGTGGCTGTTTCGCTTGCAAAGGTGGCCGATGTAGACAGTGGTCTAGGAAATGAGGATATGGCAGTTGATAGATTTCAGGAAGGCATTAAGTTGTTGGAATCATTATCACTGAATTCTGAGAATCCAGCTCTTCAACACCGA GGTGAATCTGTTTTGAAGTTCCTTGAAGGTCAACTTGCAGAGCGACAAAAGGCAACTCAAACCAGTTGA
- the LOC127151464 gene encoding uncharacterized protein LOC127151464, with the protein MTPEEEQLKIASGELFENFRSSTIIQSKNGGSKRVREVVNDEDELKKSKKQKSKIKMKKAIRNLQDRVAVVEGQLNTIKSDIDELKGLMSTILKHIGLQRKGDEGDHKVSEGLEDEHIEVKKKGDEDVLEKKVDIGLEEPIDVVDDEDVIEIEPFLTQRPHVRPARRKRASVYLSTPFTTLPKRSLTSTTSTSESEAIVYDPMHKILDVHLDRLRAWITDKRTDDELRETFHGKKSKAFFRDLFMCRRWLSDEHLDALFLFIRLKIKAAGIPSSQNFTTADTIFMRILVSKWPLYKECIKENRPFDWDEEYRLVDYVVGSKVDFQDPWASVDYVYSPFNVHGNHWVLLCLDLVSCQVKVWDSLPSLTTAEEMTNILLPIRQLVPKLLDSTGFFDRRGRSSTYKEPWPVVIVDPIPLQRNNCDCGVFAIKYFEYIAAGVGLDTLCQENMSYFRKQLAFQVWTNTPMY; encoded by the exons atgacacctgaagaggagcaattgaaaattgcttcaggtgaactttttgaaaacttccgctcatctaccattattcagtcgaagaatggtggttcaaaaagagtacgagaagttgttaacgatgaagatgagttgaaaaagagtaagaaacagaagtccaagattaagatgaaaaaggctattcgaaatctccaagatcgagtagcggttgttgaaggccaacttaatactataaaatccgatattgacgaattgaagggcctgatgtcaaccatattgaagcacattggacttcaaagaaag ggtgacgaaggggaccacaaggtgtccgaaggcttggaggatgaacacattgaagttaaaaagaag ggtgacgaagatgtgttggagaagaaggttgatattggtttagaggagccaatagatgtcgttgacgatgaggacgtcatagagatagaaccatttctcactcaacgaccacacgttcggcccgcccgtaggaagcgtgcaagtgtttacctatcaaccccattcacaactctacctaaacggtctctgacatcaaccaccagcacctctgagtctgaagcaattgtttatgatcctatgcacaaaatacttgacgtccatttagatagacttcgagcttggattacagacaagcgtacagacgatgagctgcgtgaaacctttcatgggaaaaaatcgaaggcttttttcagagacttgtttatgtgtcgccggtggttgtcggatgag catttggatgcactttttcttttcattcgcttgaagattaaggcagccgggataccttcttctcagaacttcacaactgcagacacaatctttatg cgcattttagtttcgaagtggcccctatacaaagaatgtatcaaagagaatcgcccgtttgactgggacgaagagtataggttggttgactatgttgtcgggtcaaaagtggacttccaagatccttgggcaagtgttgattacgtttactctccattcaatgtccatggcaaccattgggttctattatgcttggatttggtaagttgtcaagtgaaggtatgggattcgcttccgtcacttacaactgccgaagagatgacaaacatattactgcccattcgacagttggtgccaaagttgttagatagtactggcttctttgataggagaggtagatcatcgacatacaaggaaccttggccagttgtcattgttgacccaattccacttcaacgaaataattgtgattgtggcgtattcgcaattaagtattttgagtacatagctgctggtgttggtttagatacattatgtcaagaaaacatgtcatactttagaaaacaattagcatttcaagtatggaccaacactcctatgtattga
- the LOC103488798 gene encoding ferredoxin-thioredoxin reductase, variable chain yields MIGIANSIGLMPPPVPSSASVAARFACSMTVFSTSDVRSSFSSSVCSLSSVVVNPFNCSIRRGRRLFSEVSVRSDSGTSSSATAVSAATTSLSEEETDEAAAARIGARVRVKVPLKVYHVAKLPEANLEGMEGVLKDYVRVWKGKRVSANLPYKVEFVVPVEGRPPIKFVAHLKEEEFEYV; encoded by the coding sequence ATGATCGGTATTGCGAATAGTATCGGCCTGATGCCTCCGCCGGTACCGTCGTCGGCGTCGGTGGCTGCACGTTTTGCCTGTTCTATGACGGTATTCTCTACTTCTGATGTTAGATCTTCCTTTTCGTCATCCGTTTGTTCTTTATCGTCAGTTGTTGTTAATCCTTTTAACTGCTCGATTCGAAGAGGGAGAAGATTGTTTAGCGAGGTTTCAGTTAGATCAGATTCCGGAACTTCATCTTCAGCTACTGCTGTTTCGGCGGCGACAACGTCATTGTCGGAGGAAGAGACTGATGAAGCGGCTGCCGCTAGAATTGGAGCGAGAGTTAGGGTTAAGGTGCCTTTGAAGGTGTATCATGTAGCGAAGTTACCAGAGGCGAATCTTGAGGGAATGGAAGGAGTGCTTAAGGATTATGTTCGTGTTTGGAAGGGGAAGCGTGTTTCTGCTAATCTTCCGTATAAGGTGGAGTTTGTTGTTCCTGTTGAAGGTCGTCCACCAATCAAGTTTGTTGCTCATCTTAAGGAGGAAGAGTTTGAATACGTTTAA
- the LOC127151463 gene encoding uncharacterized protein LOC127151463: MLHLKHHCKRSFRILHSSFLTGINKPDCIVWNHIFDTHLVTPDNKKAEWTDPTAHLTIWTEKDVEYYFNTAVGDYNDIPGWGDVNYVITCINIKEHWLAIAADMRKCRIYVFDSMPNYVEQKLVDEALQMPARCIASLAIAIGVNLHSDRFTYGPWPIRRSKATLQKGRSLDCGIFCTKFVECLVTASDLGCLTVPNMKLFRQQYVLELWANKYFC, translated from the exons atgttgcatctcaagcaccattgcaagcgttcttttagaatattacattcctcttttctg actggaatcaataaaccagactgcattgtttggaaccacatttttgatactcatctggtgacaccagataataagaaagctgaatggacagacccaacagcacacctaactatatggacagaaaaagatgtcgaatactatttcaacactgctgttggtgattacaacgacataccagggtggggagatgtcaactacgtgattacctgcatcaacataaaagaacactggttggctattgcagctgatatgagaaaatgcaggatctacgtgttcgactcaatgccaaattatgttgagcagaaacttgttgatgaagctcttcaaatgcctgcacgatgcattgcctcactcgcgattgcaattggagtcaacctccattcagatcgtttcacatatggcccttggccaatacgcagatcgaaggccacattacagaaagggcgttcattggattgtggaattttctgtaccaaatttgttgaatgccttgtaactgctagtgaccttggttgtctaactgtgccaaacatgaaactgtttagacaacaatatgtgctggaactttgggccaataaatacttttgttaa
- the LOC103488800 gene encoding F-box/LRR-repeat protein At4g29420 — MDDLPPSLVLEILNRLADSADLARCRVASKSLNVLSRDVRSVNLFCSLDRYLKSRAAETKLLVTPFKVILKTLVNDFLALDSVSIGVEKSLGRISYEHDDVEDWSDDLFLTDVGYAKEWLPAIGKNLTSLSIVDFWVQSCWRQSKILALITLCCCNLLELELKNAWLSVDGLHRMNSLKYLTLEFIRLDDEDLSELNNNFPHLEVLNLIGVGGLNEPKIRLLHLKTCKWTVSNAPVSLCIYAPSLSKLELKCVKPKFLIIETPMLSDFHFCLEDASGLQVDEFPCLRKLHLHFPCLHSLITTFSSARTIKELTLDTMQRAESVESVKFCLDTVFEIFPNLCFLKLGPGVLSEAETCYQAEGLEGRMGMRDLKKNHSSLKTNKIELKLPFIIPILEKCTDSFDMALLLYQNADSDVTGGIMSKRAINQRRPRWRWELWKQGSREAWAKGN, encoded by the exons ATGGACGATCTTCCGCCTTCGTTAGTTCTCGAAATCCTGAACCGATTGGCGGATTCCGCCGATTTAGCTCGGTGCCGAGTGGCTTCCAAATCTCTCAATGTTCTCTCCCGTGACGTTAGGTCAGTGAACCTCTTTTGTTCACTGGATCGATATCTCAAGTCTAGGGCTGCAGAGACGAAGTTGCTAGTAACGCCTTTCAAGGTCATATTGAAGACTTTGGTGAATGATTTTTTGGCTCTTGATTCTGTTTCAATTGGTGTAGAGAAATCACTCGGACGGATTTCGTATGAGCACGACGATGTTGAGGATTGGTCTGATGATTTGTTCTTGACGGATGTTGGCTACGCTAAGGAATGGCTGCCGGCGATTGGGAAAAATTTGACGTCCTTGTCTATCGTTGATTTTTGGGTTCAATCTTGCTGGAGGCAATCGAAGATTTTGGCGCTAATTACTTTGTGCT GCTGTAATCTTCTGGAACTTGAATTGAAGAATGCTTGGTTGTCAGTGGATGGACTACATAGAATGAACTCCCTCAAATATCTGACCCTTGAATTTATAAGATTAGATGATGAAGATCTGAGTGAGCTTAACAATAACTTCCCGCATCTTGAAGTTCTTAATTTGATAGGGGTTGGAGGCCTAAATGAACCAAAAATTCGTCTGTTGCACCTTAAAACCTGTAAATGGACGGTGTCGAATGCTCCTGTTTCTCTGTGCATATATGCACCAAGCCTTTCAAAACTTGAACTGAAGTGTGTCAAACCAAaatttcttatcattgaaaCTCCCATGTTATCTGATTTCCATTTTTGTCTAGAAGATGCAAGTGGGTTACAAGTAGATGAATTTCCCTGCTTGAGAAAGcttcatcttcattttccaTGTCTTCACAGTCTCATCACAACATTTTCATCTGCCAGAACTATAAAGGAACTCACACTGGATACGATGCAACGTGCTGAATCTGTTGAATCTGTTAAGTTTTGCCTTGATACAGTGTTTGAAATATTTCCAAATCTTTGCTTTCTTAAATTGGGACCTGGAGTTTTGTCAGAAGCAGAGACTTGTTATCAAGCTGAAGGTTTGGAGGGACGGATGGGCATGAGAGATTTGAAAAAGAATCATTCTAGCCTCAAAACCAACAAGATTGAGTTAAAACTTCCATTTATCATTCCCATTTTGGAAAAATGTACCGACTCGTTCGATATGGCATTGCTTCTCTATCAGAATGCTGATTCTGACGTTACTGGCGGAATCATGTCAAAACGTGCAATTAATCAGCGAAGACCAAGATGGAGATGGGAACTGTGGAAGCAAGGATCAAGAGAAGCATGGGCCAAGGGAAATTAA